Proteins co-encoded in one Paraburkholderia edwinii genomic window:
- the lptB gene encoding LPS export ABC transporter ATP-binding protein: MSTPALPNRKPAGTSSSLVVRNLKKRYGSRTVVKDVSLDVKSGEVVGLLGPNGAGKTTSFYMIVGLVPLDAGEIDLDGNSISLLPIHKRASLGLSYLPQEASVFRKLSVEQNIRAVLELQYGEDGKRLSKDAIAQRTEALLDELQIAHLRGNPALSLSGGERRRVEIARALATNPSFILLDEPFAGVDPIAVLEIQKIVKFLKQRNIGVLITDHNVRETLGICDHAYIISDGSVLAAGAPGDIIENESVRRVYLGEHFRM, from the coding sequence GTGAGCACCCCTGCCCTCCCGAATCGCAAGCCGGCAGGCACCAGCAGTTCGCTCGTCGTGCGCAACCTGAAGAAACGCTACGGCTCGCGCACGGTCGTGAAAGACGTCTCGCTCGACGTGAAGAGCGGCGAAGTGGTCGGGCTGCTCGGTCCGAACGGCGCCGGCAAGACCACGTCGTTCTATATGATCGTCGGCCTCGTGCCGCTCGATGCGGGTGAAATCGATCTGGACGGCAACTCGATCAGTCTGCTGCCGATTCACAAGCGCGCCTCGCTCGGGCTTTCGTATCTGCCCCAGGAAGCGTCCGTGTTCCGCAAACTCTCCGTCGAACAGAACATTCGCGCGGTGCTCGAGTTGCAATACGGCGAAGACGGCAAGCGGCTATCGAAAGACGCGATCGCGCAACGCACCGAAGCGTTGCTCGACGAATTGCAGATTGCTCACCTGCGCGGGAACCCCGCGCTGTCGCTGTCGGGCGGCGAGCGGCGGCGTGTCGAAATCGCGCGTGCGCTGGCGACCAATCCGAGTTTCATTCTGCTCGACGAACCGTTCGCGGGCGTGGACCCGATCGCGGTCCTCGAAATCCAGAAGATCGTGAAGTTCCTGAAGCAACGCAATATCGGCGTGCTGATCACGGACCATAACGTGCGCGAAACGCTCGGCATTTGCGATCACGCGTACATCATCAGCGACGGCAGCGTGCTCGCCGCCGGCGCGCCAGGCGACATCATTGAAAACGAGAGCGTGCGGCGCGTCTATCTGGGCGAGCACTTCCGCATGTAA
- a CDS encoding KdsC family phosphatase: protein MAATLTATERASRVKLMIFDVDGVLTDGGLMFTAEGDYMKSFNSMDGHGAKLLREAGIETAIITGRQSGIVVERAKNLKITHIYQGVEDKRVAFADLLKATGMKAEDCGYMGDDWPDLAVMLKVGFAAAPANSHPEVIARAHWVSEARGGHGAVREVCDTLLRAQNRYDDLLRDACGL, encoded by the coding sequence ATGGCTGCCACCCTTACCGCTACTGAACGCGCCAGCCGCGTCAAGCTGATGATTTTCGACGTCGACGGCGTCCTCACCGACGGCGGCCTGATGTTCACCGCGGAAGGCGACTATATGAAGTCGTTCAATTCGATGGACGGCCACGGCGCGAAGCTGTTGCGCGAGGCAGGCATCGAGACGGCGATCATCACGGGGCGCCAGTCGGGCATCGTCGTCGAGCGCGCGAAGAATCTGAAGATCACGCATATCTATCAGGGCGTGGAGGACAAGCGCGTCGCGTTCGCCGATCTGCTGAAGGCGACCGGCATGAAGGCCGAGGATTGCGGTTACATGGGCGACGACTGGCCTGACCTCGCCGTGATGCTGAAGGTCGGCTTCGCCGCGGCGCCGGCGAACTCGCATCCGGAAGTCATCGCGCGCGCGCATTGGGTCAGCGAAGCGCGCGGCGGCCACGGCGCGGTGCGCGAAGTGTGCGATACGCTGCTGCGCGCGCAGAATCGCTACGACGATCTGCTGCGCGACGCGTGCGGACTTTAA
- a CDS encoding PTS sugar transporter subunit IIA, translating into MERYSNATARRTQAINAPANMNRLAKYLPLENVVVGLSVTSKKRVFEQAGLIFENQNGIARSTVTDNLFARERLGSTGLGEGVAIPHGRIKGLKQPLAAFVRLADPIPFESPDGQPVSLLIFLLVPEQATQQHLEILSEIAQLLSDRETRERLHTEENRESLHRLLTQWQP; encoded by the coding sequence ATGGAACGCTATTCAAACGCCACAGCGAGGAGAACCCAGGCGATCAACGCGCCTGCCAACATGAATCGTTTAGCCAAATATCTTCCGCTCGAGAACGTCGTCGTCGGCCTTTCCGTTACCAGCAAGAAGCGCGTATTCGAGCAAGCGGGCCTGATCTTCGAAAACCAGAACGGCATTGCCCGCAGTACCGTCACCGACAATCTTTTCGCACGCGAGCGCCTCGGCTCGACCGGGCTTGGCGAAGGCGTCGCGATCCCGCATGGCCGGATCAAAGGCCTGAAGCAGCCGCTCGCCGCGTTCGTGCGCCTCGCGGACCCGATTCCGTTCGAGTCGCCCGACGGCCAGCCTGTGTCGCTTCTGATCTTCCTGCTGGTCCCGGAACAGGCCACCCAGCAGCACCTCGAAATTCTGTCTGAGATCGCTCAACTGCTGTCCGATCGCGAGACGCGCGAGCGCCTGCACACGGAAGAAAATCGCGAATCGTTGCACAGGCTGCTTACTCAGTGGCAACCTTGA
- the rapZ gene encoding RNase adapter RapZ yields the protein MRIVLITGISGSGKSVALNALEDAGYYCVDNLPPRFLPELATYLTADGYDRLAVAIDARSSSSLDEMPDMIRDLSREHDVRVLFLNASTQSLIQRFSETRRRHPLSGSTSHDADVGLLTSLAEAIERERELVAGLAEFGHQIDTSNLRANTLRAWVKRFIEQEHSGLALMFESFGFKRGVPLDADFVFDVRTLPNPYYDHLLRPLTGLDQPVIDFLDALPVVHHMIDDIEAFLVKWLPHFRDDNRSYLTVAIGCTGGQHRSVFIAETLAARLKGHANVIVRHRDAPIDVDQSSKLVA from the coding sequence ATGCGCATCGTCCTGATCACCGGCATCTCCGGCTCCGGCAAGTCTGTTGCGTTGAACGCGCTCGAAGACGCAGGCTATTACTGCGTCGACAACCTGCCCCCGCGTTTCCTGCCCGAACTCGCCACCTACCTTACCGCCGACGGCTACGACCGCCTGGCTGTCGCGATCGACGCCCGCTCGAGTTCGTCGCTCGACGAAATGCCCGATATGATCCGCGACCTGTCGCGCGAGCATGACGTGCGCGTGCTGTTTCTCAATGCGAGCACACAGTCGCTGATCCAGCGTTTTTCGGAAACGCGCCGCCGCCACCCGCTTTCCGGATCGACTTCGCACGACGCCGACGTCGGCCTGCTCACTTCGCTTGCCGAAGCGATCGAGCGCGAACGCGAACTGGTCGCGGGTCTCGCCGAATTCGGGCATCAGATCGACACCAGCAATCTGCGCGCGAATACGCTGCGCGCGTGGGTCAAACGTTTCATCGAACAGGAACACAGCGGCCTCGCGCTGATGTTCGAATCGTTCGGCTTCAAGCGCGGCGTGCCGCTCGATGCCGATTTCGTTTTCGATGTACGCACGCTGCCGAACCCGTATTACGATCATCTCTTGCGGCCGCTGACCGGCCTCGATCAACCCGTCATCGATTTTCTCGACGCGTTGCCGGTCGTGCATCACATGATCGACGACATCGAGGCGTTTCTCGTCAAATGGCTGCCGCACTTTCGCGACGATAACCGCAGCTATCTGACCGTCGCCATCGGTTGCACGGGCGGCCAGCACCGCTCGGTGTTTATCGCGGAGACGCTTGCTGCGCGTCTCAAAGGTCACGCAAACGTCATCGTGCGACATCGGGACGCACCAATCGACGTCGACCAATCGTCGAAGCTGGTGGCTTAG
- the kdsD gene encoding arabinose 5-phosphate isomerase KdsD, producing the protein MIAKINGDRALALARDVLDIEADAVRALRDQLDDGFVEAIDFILSCRGRVVVSGIGKSGHIARKLAATFASTGTPAFFVHPAEASHGDLGMITADDVFIAMSNSGESEELLAILPLIKRLGSKLIAMTGRPDSSLAKIADVHLNSGVSKEACPMNLAPTASTTAALALGDALAVAVLEERGFGPDDFARSHPGGALGRRLLTYVHDVMRTGDQLPSVKPDETVRDALFQLTAKRMGMTAIVDDEARVMGIFTDGDLRRVLERDGDFRNLPIGSVMTPHPRTIGPDRLAVEAVELMERHRINQLLVVDEAGRLVGALNMHDLFSKKVI; encoded by the coding sequence ATGATAGCGAAAATCAATGGCGACCGGGCGTTAGCACTGGCTCGCGACGTGCTCGACATCGAAGCGGACGCCGTGCGCGCGCTTCGTGATCAGCTCGACGACGGCTTCGTCGAAGCGATCGACTTCATTCTCAGCTGCCGCGGCCGCGTGGTGGTTTCCGGCATCGGCAAATCAGGCCATATCGCACGCAAACTTGCAGCGACCTTTGCAAGCACCGGCACGCCGGCGTTCTTCGTGCATCCCGCCGAAGCGAGCCACGGCGACCTCGGCATGATCACGGCCGACGACGTATTCATTGCGATGTCGAATTCCGGGGAATCCGAAGAGCTGCTCGCCATCCTGCCGCTGATCAAACGCCTCGGTTCGAAGCTGATCGCGATGACGGGCCGTCCCGATTCGAGCCTCGCAAAGATCGCGGACGTGCATCTGAATTCGGGCGTATCAAAAGAAGCCTGTCCGATGAATCTTGCGCCGACGGCCAGCACCACCGCCGCGCTCGCGCTTGGCGACGCGCTCGCGGTCGCCGTGCTCGAAGAGCGCGGCTTCGGTCCCGACGACTTCGCGCGCTCGCATCCGGGCGGCGCGCTCGGACGGCGCCTCCTGACCTACGTGCACGACGTGATGCGCACCGGCGATCAGTTGCCGAGCGTCAAGCCCGACGAAACCGTGCGCGACGCGCTGTTCCAGCTCACGGCGAAGCGCATGGGCATGACCGCGATTGTCGACGACGAAGCGCGTGTCATGGGCATTTTCACCGATGGCGATCTGCGCCGCGTGCTCGAACGCGACGGCGATTTTCGCAATCTGCCGATCGGTTCGGTAATGACGCCGCATCCGCGCACGATCGGCCCGGACCGTCTCGCGGTCGAAGCGGTGGAACTGATGGAGCGCCACCGCATCAATCAATTACTCGTCGTCGATGAAGCCGGGCGGCTCGTCGGCGCACTCAACATGCACGACCTGTTTTCGAAGAAGGTGATCTGA
- the lptC gene encoding LPS export ABC transporter periplasmic protein LptC, protein MNKFRWTSLLPVVAMALLAGVTYWLLQATKPRENEDVVRPKSHTPDYFADSFSVSELDQSGTTQYRLTAQKLIHYEDTEDSDLTKPAIRAFQPGKPIVTATGDWGTVNSDASIVNLYDHAHIIRAAGDGDPEMQADSQHFRVLVNDDVIETEKPVKLRRGLSVMTAQDGMNYNNVTRVMKLFGNVRGAIAASDTK, encoded by the coding sequence ATGAACAAGTTTCGCTGGACTTCGCTGCTTCCGGTCGTCGCGATGGCGCTGCTCGCGGGCGTCACGTACTGGCTTTTGCAGGCGACCAAGCCGCGCGAAAACGAGGACGTGGTCCGTCCGAAGTCGCATACGCCCGATTACTTCGCCGATAGCTTCTCCGTGTCGGAGCTCGATCAGTCCGGCACGACGCAATATCGCCTCACCGCGCAAAAGCTGATTCATTACGAAGACACCGAAGACAGCGACCTGACGAAACCCGCCATCCGCGCGTTTCAGCCCGGCAAGCCGATTGTCACAGCGACCGGCGACTGGGGCACCGTCAACAGCGATGCGTCGATCGTCAATCTGTACGACCACGCGCACATCATCCGCGCCGCCGGCGACGGCGATCCGGAGATGCAAGCGGATTCGCAGCATTTTCGGGTGCTGGTGAACGACGATGTCATCGAAACGGAAAAGCCGGTTAAACTTCGTCGCGGCCTTTCGGTCATGACGGCCCAGGACGGCATGAATTACAACAACGTGACCCGGGTCATGAAGCTGTTCGGCAACGTGCGCGGCGCGATCGCCGCATCGGACACCAAGTGA
- the hprK gene encoding HPr(Ser) kinase/phosphatase, with translation MDTSSINAQSIFDDNAATLKLSWLTGHEGWERGFSAETVATATSSADLVGHLNLIHPNRIQVLGEAETNYYQRQSDEDRSRHMAELIALEPPFLVVAGGVAAPPELVLRCTRSSTPLFTTPMSPAAVIDSLRLYMSRILAPRATLHGVFLDILGMGVLLTGDSGLGKSELGLELISRGHGLVADDAVDFVRLGPDFVEGRCPPLLQNLLEVRGLGLLDIKTIFGETAVRRKMKLKLIVQLVRRPDGEFQRLPLESQTVDVLGLPISKVTIQVAAGRNLAVLVEAAVRNTILQLRGIDTLRDFMDRQRLAMQDPDSQFPGKLI, from the coding sequence ATGGATACGTCCAGCATCAACGCCCAAAGCATTTTCGACGACAACGCCGCCACGCTGAAACTGAGCTGGCTGACCGGGCATGAAGGCTGGGAACGCGGCTTCTCGGCGGAAACGGTTGCTACCGCAACGTCCAGTGCGGACCTCGTCGGTCACTTGAACCTGATCCACCCGAACCGGATTCAGGTGCTCGGCGAGGCCGAGACGAACTACTACCAACGCCAGTCCGACGAAGACCGCTCGCGCCATATGGCCGAGCTGATCGCCCTCGAGCCGCCATTTCTCGTGGTCGCGGGCGGCGTGGCCGCGCCGCCGGAACTGGTGCTGCGCTGCACGCGCTCTTCCACACCGCTGTTCACCACACCGATGTCGCCGGCGGCCGTGATCGACAGCCTGCGGCTCTACATGTCGCGCATCCTCGCGCCGCGCGCGACGCTGCACGGCGTGTTCCTCGATATTCTCGGCATGGGCGTGCTGCTCACTGGCGACTCGGGCCTCGGCAAGAGCGAGCTCGGCCTTGAGCTGATCAGCCGCGGCCACGGCCTGGTTGCCGACGACGCGGTCGATTTCGTCCGCCTCGGCCCCGACTTCGTCGAAGGGCGCTGCCCGCCGCTCTTGCAGAACCTGCTCGAAGTGCGCGGTCTCGGCCTCCTCGACATCAAGACGATCTTCGGCGAGACCGCGGTGCGCCGCAAGATGAAGCTCAAGCTGATCGTTCAGCTCGTGCGCCGCCCGGACGGGGAATTCCAGCGACTGCCGCTCGAAAGCCAGACGGTCGACGTGCTCGGCCTGCCGATCAGCAAGGTAACCATTCAGGTGGCGGCCGGCCGCAACCTCGCGGTGCTCGTCGAGGCCGCGGTGCGCAATACGATCCTGCAACTGCGCGGCATCGATACGCTGCGCGATTTCATGGACCGCCAGCGTCTGGCGATGCAGGATCCCGACAGCCAGTTCCCGGGCAAGCTCATCTGA
- a CDS encoding RNA polymerase factor sigma-54 — protein MKASLQLRLSQHLALTPQLQQSIRLLQLSTLELQQEVSMAISQNPLLETEDDWIASPLRVAADGSVIAQAPSPSAPEPMASAPSSSSTSTSGETSENSEPQGVDEYNGLASDSNADANQWNLDDYGRSGNASDDDDLPPLQIHESATMLRDHLTAQLRVTGASPRDRALITFLIESLDDDGYLTATLDEVLIDLPDELEVDLDELNAALALLQSFDPAGVGARSASECLKLQLCRLEPSPTRTLALEIVAHHLELLAARDFTRLRKHLKANDDDLRDAHMLIRSLEPFPGAAYGKAEADYVVPDIMVRKTAQGWLAELNPEVVPKLRINHLYANILRNNRGDPGSGSLRQQLQEARWLIKNIQQRFETILRVAQAIVERQKNFFAHGEIAMRPLVLREIADTLGLHESTVSRVTTGKYMLTPFGTLEFKYFFGSHVSTDTGGAASSTAIRALIKQLIGAEDTKSPLSDSRIAELLAEQGFVVARRTVAKYREALKIPAVNLRKSL, from the coding sequence ATGAAAGCTAGCCTCCAACTTCGCCTGTCACAGCATCTTGCGCTGACACCCCAACTGCAGCAGTCCATCCGGCTGCTGCAGCTGTCTACGCTTGAGTTGCAGCAGGAGGTGTCGATGGCGATCTCGCAGAATCCGCTGCTCGAAACCGAGGACGACTGGATCGCGAGTCCATTGCGCGTCGCGGCCGACGGCTCGGTGATCGCGCAGGCGCCGAGCCCCAGTGCACCCGAGCCGATGGCGAGCGCGCCGTCGTCCAGCAGCACTTCCACGTCTGGCGAAACCTCGGAGAACAGCGAGCCGCAAGGCGTCGACGAATACAATGGCCTCGCGTCGGACAGCAATGCCGATGCAAATCAATGGAATCTGGACGATTACGGTCGTTCCGGCAACGCGTCCGACGACGACGACTTGCCGCCGTTGCAAATCCACGAATCCGCGACCATGCTGCGCGATCATCTGACCGCGCAATTGCGTGTCACGGGAGCCAGCCCGCGCGATCGCGCGCTCATCACGTTCCTGATCGAATCGCTCGACGACGACGGTTACCTGACCGCGACGCTCGACGAGGTGCTCATCGATCTGCCCGACGAACTCGAAGTCGATCTCGACGAACTGAATGCTGCGCTTGCTCTCTTGCAAAGCTTCGATCCAGCCGGTGTCGGCGCGCGCTCGGCATCGGAATGCCTGAAGCTGCAGCTGTGCCGGCTCGAGCCGTCGCCCACCCGCACGCTCGCGCTCGAAATCGTGGCTCACCATCTGGAGCTGCTTGCCGCGCGCGATTTCACGCGCCTGCGCAAGCACCTGAAAGCGAACGACGACGACCTACGCGACGCGCATATGCTGATCCGCTCGCTCGAACCGTTCCCCGGCGCCGCGTATGGCAAGGCCGAAGCAGACTATGTCGTGCCCGACATCATGGTGCGCAAAACGGCACAGGGTTGGCTGGCCGAACTCAATCCGGAAGTGGTACCGAAGCTGCGCATCAACCATCTGTACGCGAATATTCTGCGCAACAACCGTGGTGATCCGGGCAGTGGATCGCTGCGTCAACAACTACAGGAAGCGCGCTGGCTCATCAAAAATATCCAGCAAAGATTCGAAACGATACTGCGTGTCGCGCAGGCTATTGTCGAGCGTCAAAAGAATTTTTTTGCCCATGGTGAAATTGCCATGCGCCCCTTGGTTTTGCGGGAAATTGCTGATACGCTGGGTCTACACGAGTCGACAGTCTCGCGTGTGACAACCGGGAAGTACATGCTCACCCCGTTCGGGACGCTTGAATTTAAGTACTTCTTCGGATCTCACGTATCGACCGACACTGGGGGCGCGGCCTCTTCCACGGCCATTCGCGCACTCATCAAGCAACTGATAGGAGCAGAAGACACCAAATCTCCTCTTTCAGACAGCCGCATTGCCGAACTGCTGGCCGAGCAAGGTTTCGTAGTCGCACGGCGTACCGTAGCGAAATACCGCGAAGCATTGAAGATCCCGGCAGTCAATCTGCGCAAGTCTCTGTAG
- the hpf gene encoding ribosome hibernation-promoting factor, HPF/YfiA family, with translation MNLKISGHHLEVTPALREYVITKLDRVLRHFDQVIDGSVVLSVDNHKEKEKRQKVEINLHLKGKDIFVESCDSDLYAAIDLMIDKLDRQVIRHKDRLQGHQHEAIKYQPVPSQAEVPPQ, from the coding sequence ATGAATCTGAAGATCAGTGGACACCATCTCGAAGTCACACCAGCGTTGCGAGAATACGTGATCACCAAACTGGATAGAGTGCTAAGACATTTCGATCAGGTGATCGACGGCAGTGTGGTCCTCTCGGTCGACAATCACAAGGAAAAGGAAAAGAGACAAAAGGTTGAAATCAACCTGCATCTGAAGGGCAAGGATATTTTTGTCGAAAGCTGCGACAGCGACCTTTACGCAGCGATCGACCTGATGATCGACAAGCTGGACAGGCAAGTCATTCGTCACAAGGATCGTCTGCAAGGCCATCAGCACGAAGCGATCAAGTATCAACCGGTGCCGTCCCAGGCGGAGGTGCCGCCGCAATAG
- a CDS encoding LON peptidase substrate-binding domain-containing protein: MSSTSSVYADVPLFPLHTVLFPGGLLPLKIFEARYLDMVRGCLRDKSPFGVCLLKSGGEVAKPDEPSVPELVGCLAEIDQCDVDEFGMLLIRARGTERFRLLSYRVEQSGLLVGMADPLGDDVPLEGATHVEKFGACAEVLERIIATIRERDPDSLPFVEPFRFDDPSWVSNRLSEVLPIALRARQKLMELLDAGERIDIVHHYMQQHQLL; encoded by the coding sequence ATGTCCTCTACCTCGTCCGTGTATGCCGATGTGCCGCTCTTCCCGTTGCACACGGTGCTGTTTCCCGGTGGGCTGTTGCCCCTCAAGATTTTCGAAGCGCGCTATCTCGACATGGTGCGTGGGTGTCTGCGCGACAAGTCGCCGTTCGGCGTGTGTCTGCTGAAAAGCGGCGGCGAGGTCGCGAAGCCGGACGAGCCGTCGGTGCCCGAACTGGTCGGGTGTCTCGCGGAGATCGATCAATGCGACGTCGATGAATTCGGCATGCTGCTGATTCGCGCGCGCGGCACGGAGCGCTTCAGGCTGCTGTCGTATCGCGTCGAACAGAGCGGCTTGCTGGTCGGCATGGCCGATCCGCTCGGCGACGATGTTCCGCTTGAAGGGGCGACGCATGTCGAAAAGTTCGGCGCCTGTGCGGAAGTGCTCGAGCGGATTATCGCGACCATTCGCGAGCGCGATCCGGACAGTCTGCCGTTTGTCGAACCGTTCCGCTTCGACGATCCGTCGTGGGTGTCGAACCGATTGTCGGAAGTCCTGCCTATCGCGCTGCGCGCGCGGCAAAAGCTGATGGAGCTGCTCGATGCGGGGGAGCGCATCGATATCGTGCATCACTATATGCAGCAGCATCAGTTGCTATAG
- a CDS encoding monovalent cation:proton antiporter family protein, with product MISPLEMTLFLLLASVVGVVVFRYLNLPPMLGYLTVGILVGPHAFGIVPDSKGAQNLAEFGVVFLMFSIGLEFSLAKLRAMRRLVFGLGLLQVLGTIAAAIVLGFAVEHWVHLSWQGCIALGGALAMSSTAIVSKMLAERLEIETEHGRNIFGVLLFQDLAVVPLLIVIAALAGGDTHDVMAALGLAFIKIVIALALLLVIGQRFMTRWFNVVARRRSQELFVLNLLLVTLGAAFVTDKFGLSLALGAFIAGMLIAETPYRHQVEEDIKPFRDVLLGLFFVTTGMLLDPLVIWHHPLIVLGFLLGPILLKAVMVTALARLFGATPGVAMRTGIGLAQAGEFGFVLLNLILDKHLVDATLLQAILAGMLLSMLAAPFLIQNADRIVLRLSSTEWMQQSLQMTRIATQSLKQSGHVIICGYGRSGQNLARMLEHEGLSYVALDLDPDRVTAAAAAGEQVVFGDAGRRESLLAAGIHRARTVAITYANTPSALRVLHNIHELEPTLPVIVRTVDDSDLDRLLAAGATEVIPEIVEGSLMLASHTLVVMGVPMRRVLRRVEELRDERYSLLRGYFHGADDVDDDDGHEQVRLQSVPVDEKADAVGRTLAELGLYELGLEVTAIRRHGIRGVEPDPSTKLRASDIVVLRGLPEALAEAEERLSKHRRASAATA from the coding sequence ATGATTTCCCCGCTTGAAATGACGCTCTTCCTGCTGCTGGCTTCAGTGGTGGGCGTCGTCGTGTTCCGGTATCTGAATCTGCCGCCGATGCTCGGATATCTGACGGTGGGGATTCTCGTCGGGCCGCACGCGTTCGGCATCGTGCCCGACTCGAAGGGCGCGCAGAATCTGGCCGAATTCGGCGTGGTGTTCCTGATGTTCTCGATCGGCCTCGAGTTTTCGCTCGCGAAGCTGCGGGCGATGCGCCGGCTCGTGTTCGGCCTCGGCCTGCTGCAGGTGCTCGGCACGATCGCCGCCGCAATCGTGCTCGGCTTCGCGGTCGAGCATTGGGTGCATCTGTCGTGGCAGGGCTGCATCGCGCTCGGCGGAGCGCTGGCGATGTCGTCGACTGCGATCGTCAGCAAAATGCTCGCGGAGCGGCTCGAGATCGAGACCGAGCACGGCCGCAATATCTTCGGCGTGCTGCTGTTTCAGGATCTGGCGGTGGTGCCGCTTCTGATTGTGATCGCCGCGCTCGCGGGCGGCGATACGCACGACGTGATGGCGGCGCTCGGTCTTGCGTTCATCAAGATCGTGATTGCGCTCGCGCTGCTGCTCGTGATCGGGCAGCGCTTCATGACGCGCTGGTTCAACGTGGTCGCCCGGCGGCGCTCGCAGGAGCTGTTCGTGCTGAACCTGCTGCTCGTCACGCTCGGCGCCGCATTCGTCACCGACAAGTTCGGCCTGTCGCTCGCGCTCGGCGCATTTATCGCCGGCATGCTGATCGCCGAAACGCCGTACCGGCATCAGGTCGAGGAAGACATCAAGCCGTTTCGCGACGTGCTGCTCGGGCTCTTCTTCGTGACGACCGGCATGCTGCTCGATCCGCTCGTGATCTGGCATCACCCGCTGATCGTGCTCGGCTTTCTGCTCGGGCCGATTCTGCTGAAGGCGGTGATGGTCACGGCGCTCGCGCGGCTCTTTGGCGCGACGCCGGGTGTGGCGATGCGCACCGGCATCGGCCTCGCGCAGGCAGGCGAATTCGGCTTCGTGCTGCTGAACCTGATTCTCGACAAACACCTCGTCGATGCGACGCTGCTGCAGGCGATTCTCGCGGGCATGCTGCTGTCGATGCTCGCGGCGCCATTCCTGATCCAGAACGCGGACCGGATCGTGCTGCGGCTGTCATCCACTGAGTGGATGCAGCAGTCGTTGCAGATGACGCGCATCGCGACGCAGAGCCTGAAGCAGAGCGGGCATGTGATTATTTGCGGTTACGGCCGCTCGGGGCAGAACCTCGCGCGGATGCTCGAGCACGAAGGGCTTTCGTATGTCGCGCTCGACCTCGATCCGGATCGCGTCACGGCCGCGGCGGCGGCCGGCGAGCAGGTTGTGTTCGGCGATGCCGGGCGGCGCGAATCGCTGCTGGCCGCCGGTATTCACCGCGCGCGAACGGTTGCCATCACTTACGCGAACACGCCGTCGGCACTGCGCGTGCTGCACAACATCCACGAACTCGAACCGACGCTGCCGGTTATCGTTCGTACCGTCGACGATAGCGATCTCGACCGGCTGCTTGCCGCCGGCGCGACCGAGGTGATTCCGGAGATTGTCGAAGGCAGTCTGATGCTCGCGTCGCATACGCTTGTCGTGATGGGCGTGCCGATGCGGCGCGTGCTGCGGCGGGTCGAGGAACTGCGCGACGAGCGCTATAGCCTGCTGCGCGGCTACTTCCACGGCGCCGACGACGTCGACGATGACGACGGTCACGAACAGGTGCGGCTACAATCGGTGCCGGTCGACGAAAAGGCCGACGCGGTCGGCCGCACGCTCGCCGAGCTCGGTTTGTACGAACTGGGCCTCGAAGTGACGGCGATTCGCCGGCATGGCATTCGCGGCGTCGAGCCGGACCCGTCGACGAAGCTGCGCGCCAGCGACATCGTCGTGCTGCGCGGTTTGCCCGAGGCGCTCGCCGAAGCGGAAGAGCGGCTGTCGAAGCATCGGCGGGCGAGCGCGGCGACGGCCTGA